From the genome of Winogradskyella forsetii, one region includes:
- a CDS encoding head GIN domain-containing protein — MKYIILVIALILGYNSNAQESIEKKLGEFETVKVFDLIQVKMVASDENKVIISGENTKNVEVVNNNGTLKIRMSLKEIFDGNHTTVTLYYVNVDVIDANEGANITVNDVIKQYEIDLSVQEGGEITADLETTYANFKAVTGGSIHVTGSSKNQDISIYTGGVFNGRDFITEKAEVSINAAGEAKVNATETVIAKVKAGGTIYIYGNPEQIDESTILGGKIKRM; from the coding sequence ATGAAGTATATTATCTTAGTAATAGCTTTGATATTGGGTTATAATAGTAATGCCCAAGAATCAATTGAAAAAAAGCTTGGTGAATTTGAAACCGTAAAAGTGTTTGATTTGATTCAGGTTAAAATGGTAGCTTCCGATGAAAATAAAGTCATTATTTCAGGAGAAAACACTAAAAATGTTGAAGTTGTAAATAACAACGGAACCCTGAAAATACGAATGAGTTTAAAAGAAATTTTCGATGGAAATCATACTACTGTAACCTTGTATTACGTCAATGTAGATGTCATTGACGCCAATGAAGGTGCTAATATTACCGTAAATGACGTGATTAAACAATACGAAATAGACTTAAGTGTGCAAGAGGGAGGAGAAATTACAGCAGATTTAGAAACGACTTATGCAAATTTTAAAGCTGTAACTGGAGGTTCTATTCATGTTACTGGAAGCTCAAAAAATCAGGATATTTCTATTTATACAGGTGGTGTTTTTAATGGTAGAGACTTTATTACCGAAAAAGCAGAAGTTAGTATTAATGCTGCTGGAGAAGCAAAAGTAAATGCTACTGAAACAGTGATTGCCAAAGTTAAAGCTGGTGGAACGATATATATTTACGGTAATCCAGAGCAAATTGATGAGAGCACCATACTAGGTGGAAAAATAAAACGTATGTAA
- a CDS encoding LysE family translocator — protein MLDDILTAIPFGIILAFTIGPVFFVLLETGATKGFTSAVIFDLGVILADIVFIFVIFLSTDTLLEKIKDDPKLLVFGGVLLIAYGLISFIKTKKSFRSIVREHHKIEIPKKDYGKLFMKGFLLNFINIGVLLGWLGFIVIGTSITSSDNGVLIFISTMLISYFLTDLVKIAAAKRLRSKLTPRRIFKTKKIVSIVILIFGIFLLVQGLFPSVYEKSIEQIERVNPID, from the coding sequence ATGTTAGATGATATCTTAACAGCGATTCCGTTCGGAATTATTTTAGCCTTTACCATTGGTCCTGTTTTTTTTGTGTTACTGGAAACAGGTGCGACCAAAGGTTTTACTAGTGCTGTAATTTTCGATTTAGGTGTTATTCTTGCTGACATTGTTTTTATTTTCGTTATCTTTTTAAGTACCGATACACTTTTGGAGAAAATAAAAGACGATCCAAAGTTGCTGGTTTTTGGAGGCGTGCTTTTAATTGCTTATGGTCTTATTAGTTTTATCAAGACAAAAAAATCCTTTAGATCCATCGTAAGGGAACACCATAAAATAGAAATTCCTAAGAAAGATTATGGCAAACTTTTTATGAAAGGGTTTCTACTCAATTTTATCAATATTGGTGTGCTTTTAGGTTGGTTAGGCTTTATAGTGATTGGGACATCGATTACCTCTTCAGATAATGGTGTTTTGATTTTTATTTCTACCATGTTGATTTCTTATTTTCTCACTGATTTAGTAAAGATTGCGGCCGCAAAACGCTTAAGAAGCAAATTGACACCAAGACGTATTTTTAAGACTAAGAAAATAGTGTCTATAGTAATTTTAATCTTTGGTATTTTTCTATTGGTTCAAGGTCTTTTTCCTTCGGTTTATGAAAAAAGTATTGAGCAGATAGAGCGTGTAAATCCTATTGATTAA
- a CDS encoding heavy metal-binding domain-containing protein: MILTTTNSIENHNIIDYLGIVTGVAINKETVAMGFSASKYYTKLQNSIEAVKEEAFQTLQNNAANLKANAIVGIKVEIELTTSNYAMVSVTGTAVKVSV; encoded by the coding sequence ATGATCCTAACAACAACCAATTCCATAGAAAACCATAACATCATAGATTACTTAGGTATAGTAACAGGTGTCGCGATTAATAAAGAAACTGTTGCCATGGGTTTTAGTGCTTCAAAATACTATACAAAATTGCAAAATAGTATAGAAGCCGTAAAGGAAGAAGCATTTCAAACCTTACAAAATAATGCAGCAAATTTAAAAGCAAATGCTATAGTTGGCATTAAAGTTGAAATTGAACTCACAACCAGTAATTATGCCATGGTTTCCGTTACAGGAACAGCAGTAAAAGTTTCGGTATAA
- the folB gene encoding dihydroneopterin aldolase: MGTIKVENIRVFANHGCLKEETAIGSDYRVDLEVKANLKTSSASDALSDTVDYVLLNRVVREEMAVPSKLLETVAKRILDRVLNEASLITKATVAVSKINPPIGGDVEMVTIKMTKKRKK; encoded by the coding sequence ATGGGAACAATAAAAGTTGAAAACATAAGAGTCTTCGCCAATCATGGTTGCTTAAAAGAAGAAACAGCAATTGGTAGTGATTATAGAGTAGATTTGGAAGTTAAGGCCAATTTAAAAACGTCTTCAGCATCTGATGCCTTGAGCGATACAGTAGATTATGTGCTTTTAAACAGAGTGGTTAGGGAAGAAATGGCTGTTCCTTCTAAACTTTTGGAAACGGTTGCCAAACGTATTTTAGACCGTGTTTTGAATGAAGCCTCTTTAATAACCAAAGCCACAGTTGCTGTAAGTAAAATTAATCCTCCGATTGGTGGTGACGTTGAGATGGTTACCATTAAAATGACTAAAAAACGAAAAAAGTAA
- a CDS encoding zinc ribbon domain-containing protein, which produces MNYKCPKCDNTTYEVGEMRATGGTLSKIFDVQNKKFSSVTCKKCSYTEFYKAKTGALSNIFDLFTS; this is translated from the coding sequence ATGAATTATAAATGTCCAAAATGCGATAATACCACTTATGAAGTTGGCGAAATGAGAGCTACAGGTGGTACATTATCTAAAATATTTGATGTACAGAATAAAAAATTTAGCTCTGTTACCTGTAAAAAATGCAGCTATACTGAGTTTTATAAGGCTAAAACTGGTGCACTCAGTAACATTTTTGATTTATTTACTAGTTAG